The DNA window GTTATTTAAGGACTCTTTAAAAGTATAACGCTACTATATGAAGCTATTGTTAAGCTATTATTAAAAAATATTATTGTAATCCACAAAACTATTCATCTTTTGGAAACTTTACATACTTATTGTCTTATAAAGTAACTATAAATTGCCTAGCTAGCAAGGTCAAATATAAATTTTTATACTATTTGGTTTTCAAAAATACTTAATGTCGTTTTATTTTAAATATACAATCTGAAACTATACAAAAAGCACTTTAATCCACAACTTCTGATTAAAAAAGCTAGTGGGTTAAAGTGCGTGATCTTATTATTTTTTTTTAGTAAATGAGTTATTATTTTTAGTTAATAGCTTGCTTTTTTTCATTTAGTTGAGACGAAAGCTCCTGAAACCACTCTTTATCATCAGTGGCTAGTGCCAAATCAATCAAGAAACTAAGTTGTGCTACATCTTTATTTGCGGATTCTGGAATACTATCAACTTGATGTATAGACATTGGAATGGTCATGCCAATCATTTCCTCATTGTCACTTTCTACAACCGTTACATTGACAGCTTCTTTAAGAATATCTAAGGAATCGATGAACCCAATGATCAATTCGTCATGGCGTGACTTCCCTTTTACCCAATCACTTATTTTTAAAATCGTTTTATTCGTACCCATATCTATACACCTACTTTACATTATTTTTGTTGTTACATACTGAACACTATCGAATGTTCGATTCTTATTACTGTTTCCCTTATCAAACACTCGCAAACGTCATAAGCCACTAATTAAAAGAAGAAATCGCCTTACCCTTTGTAAAATTCTTCACTAAACTTCTGACTTAAGTTAATGTTACGTCTCTACTCTTAGAAACTCAATTTATATGCCTCATATTCGAGATATGTTAAATTCGTATAAAATCAAAAACAACCTCTCTTTCCAGTTAAGGATTAGAGAGGTTGTAGCTATGGTGAAATGTTGTATTTTTATATTATATCGACCATTTGATTAACATTCCAGCGTGCGTTAAGCCTCCGCCAAATCCGTAGAGAAGCAATGTATCATTCGGCTTAAGCTTACCTTCTTCTAAACCTTTAACCAATGATAACGGAATTGAGGCTGCTGAAGTATTACCATAATACTCGAGACTATAAATTGTTTGTCCAAGTGAAAGTCCAGTTCTATTGCAAATCGATTCAATAATTCGAAGGTTAGCACTATGTGGTATAAACCAGTCTACATCCTTTGTCTCGTATTGAGCCTTTTCTAATAATGCTACCACTCCTTTAGGAACGGTATTCACAGCCCATTTATAAACTTCACGTCCGTTTTGATTGACGAAACCATTTACCGCCAATTCATTTCCAAACATTTGTTGGGAAAGATCTGTACAGTAAAGATTATGAGCCAGTTCTCCATTAGTACCCATATGCGACTCAATAAAACTTGGATTTTCTTCATCAAATTCTACAAGAACAGCTCCCCCGCCGTCCCCAAATAAGATGCATGTTGAACGATCACTATAATCCAAAATTTTAGAAAAGGTTTCTGCTCCTATGACTAAAATCTTTTTGTTTAATCCTGAAGTAATTAGGCCATTTGCAATATGAAGTCCGTATGCAAATCCAGAGCAAGCTGCATTTAAATCAATCGCCCCCGTATTTTTAATGCCAAGTTTTGCTTGAACAAGAGCAGAAACACTCGGCGTTTTAAAATCAGGTGTCATTGTACAGGCGATAATCATATCTACATCATCTAATGACATACCAAAGCGCTCTACTAAATTTTCCACAGCTTTCACACTAATATCACTCGTAAATTCAGTAGCAAGAGCCATTCTACGTTCTTTTATACCAGTCCGTTGGACGATCCATTCATCATTTGTTTCCACTAATTTTTCTAAATCGTGATTTGTCAGCTTCTTTTCAGGTACATATGAACCGATAGCTGTAATTCGAGCTCTTGAAGTGTTCAGTTAAAGCGCCTCCTCTTATTATACTCTCACTATTCTACCACCAACTATTAGCATTAGGTACTAATAAAGCGAGTTATCGTATTTTTTTTCAAGTTATAAAAATATTACGTCCTATTTAAAAATTCTTTTAATTAACTAAATATACAGACAAAATAGTTTATTTATATTATAATGAACAAAAAAATACAAGGAGTTGATTGTGTGAAGAAACTTTTGAAAATGCTCATTGTTGCTGTTTTGCTCGTTTTTTCTCTTGGGGCTCCATCCGTTTTAGCTGAAAATAATCAAGGTAAAGAATCTCTCGTCGCATTGGGTGATTCTATAACTTTTGGTTATAATTTGAACCAAAAAAATAATCATCCTGCTAAAGCTGCATTTCCCTATCTAATCGGCGATGATGCCAATTTACGTGTACGTAACCTAGGAGTTGCAGGTTGGCAAACGGAGGATCTACTCGCTACATTAAACACCAGCAAAAAGTATCAGAAAGCTATTCAACATGCTGATTACATTACGCTGACAATCGGCGGAAACGATTTAGTAGAAATTTTAAAAGAAGCTAACGTTGAAAGTGGAGGAAATCCTCAGCAGTTTCAACAATTAATTCAACAAAAACTGGCTACTAGTCCCGCTTTTGATAATCTTGCTGCTAGCATTCAAAAAATACGTTTTCTCTCACATGCCCCAATTATTCTGTACAATATTTATAATCCATTCCAAGTAACTGATCCACTGCATTATGTAGTAGCTCCTTACTTACCACAAATCAACGCTGCTTTCACAGGGATAGCGGCTAACTTTAATGACGTTACCGTAGTTGACGCCTATAGTGCTTTTAATAATCACCAGTCTGAATTTGTCACTCCGCAAGATATTCATCCTACAAATGCTGGACAGCAAAAGCTTGCTGAAATCGGCTTGGAAGTTCTTTACTACGAATATATTGCTCACTGAAATAAATAAAAGCTGTAGCTCGTTTTAAAGAGGCTACAGCTTTTAAATGGTTTAAAGTTTTTCCAATTCGAAAGAGTGTATTTACTACCAGCAAAAAGATAGTAATCAGATTCCCGTACATTTCTGCGAGAGTTTGTTCAGTATGTATTTCTCAACAATAAAAAGATATACTTATATATGATTGAAATAATGTATGAGGTGATTTGAGTTGAGAAGTGGAAATCCAAGTTTAAAGACCGAAACGTTCGAAAATTTTAAAGGTACTGCGACTGGTCAAAGTATGACCATCCAAGGCACTGTCAACAAAACATTTATCCTTCTCTTACTGCTGCTCGTGACGTTTGTCTATTCCTGGAATCAATTTGTCACTAGTCCTAGTGGTGTACTGCCCTTACTTCTCGTAGGTGCGATTGGTGGACTAATTGCAGGATTGATTACGATTTTTGTGCCTAAAGTGTCGCCATTTACAGCGCCCATCTATGCGTTGTTAGAAGGTTTGTTCCTTGGGGCAGTCTCTGCGCAATACGAAGTTCAGTACGGCGGAATTGTCTTTCAAGCTGTTCTCATTACGATAGGCGTACTACTAAGTTTATTGCTTGTTTATAAGTCAGGTCTGATCAAAGTTACGCAAAACTTTAGACTCGGTGTTGCGGCAGCTACTGGTGCTATTTTCTTGGTTTATGTGATTTCGTTTATTGGCGGATTTTTTGGCTTTGAAATTCCGTTCCTTCACGATTCTTCACCTATAGGCATTGGGATTAGCGTAATTATCGTTATTGTAGCTGCGCTGAATTTGGTTTTGGATTTTGACTTTATTGAAAATGCTGCTGAAAAGCAAGTTCCAAAATACTTTGAGTGGTATGGTGCTTTCGGTTTGCTTGTCACATTGGTTTGGTTGTATCTTGAAATTCTTCGGTTGTTATCGAAAATTCGTAGTAGATAATCAGAAAACGTCCTTCGGGGCGTTTTTTATTTGGATAGACTCAACTTTACACTATAATGCCTCATGCTTTTTGGAATACCTTTTATTTCAAATACACCTTCTATA is part of the Planococcus sp. PAMC 21323 genome and encodes:
- a CDS encoding ketoacyl-ACP synthase III; this encodes MNTSRARITAIGSYVPEKKLTNHDLEKLVETNDEWIVQRTGIKERRMALATEFTSDISVKAVENLVERFGMSLDDVDMIIACTMTPDFKTPSVSALVQAKLGIKNTGAIDLNAACSGFAYGLHIANGLITSGLNKKILVIGAETFSKILDYSDRSTCILFGDGGGAVLVEFDEENPSFIESHMGTNGELAHNLYCTDLSQQMFGNELAVNGFVNQNGREVYKWAVNTVPKGVVALLEKAQYETKDVDWFIPHSANLRIIESICNRTGLSLGQTIYSLEYYGNTSAASIPLSLVKGLEEGKLKPNDTLLLYGFGGGLTHAGMLIKWSI
- a CDS encoding IDEAL domain-containing protein, whose translation is MGTNKTILKISDWVKGKSRHDELIIGFIDSLDILKEAVNVTVVESDNEEMIGMTIPMSIHQVDSIPESANKDVAQLSFLIDLALATDDKEWFQELSSQLNEKKQAIN
- a CDS encoding Bax inhibitor-1/YccA family protein, with the protein product MRSGNPSLKTETFENFKGTATGQSMTIQGTVNKTFILLLLLLVTFVYSWNQFVTSPSGVLPLLLVGAIGGLIAGLITIFVPKVSPFTAPIYALLEGLFLGAVSAQYEVQYGGIVFQAVLITIGVLLSLLLVYKSGLIKVTQNFRLGVAAATGAIFLVYVISFIGGFFGFEIPFLHDSSPIGIGISVIIVIVAALNLVLDFDFIENAAEKQVPKYFEWYGAFGLLVTLVWLYLEILRLLSKIRSR
- a CDS encoding GDSL-type esterase/lipase family protein, with protein sequence MKKLLKMLIVAVLLVFSLGAPSVLAENNQGKESLVALGDSITFGYNLNQKNNHPAKAAFPYLIGDDANLRVRNLGVAGWQTEDLLATLNTSKKYQKAIQHADYITLTIGGNDLVEILKEANVESGGNPQQFQQLIQQKLATSPAFDNLAASIQKIRFLSHAPIILYNIYNPFQVTDPLHYVVAPYLPQINAAFTGIAANFNDVTVVDAYSAFNNHQSEFVTPQDIHPTNAGQQKLAEIGLEVLYYEYIAH